cctttccctgtaataaaccatgAATATAACAACTttgctgagttctgtgagtccttctagtgaatcATTGAACCTGAGTGTGGTCTTGGAGACCTCCCACTACACAGATTCGTAGAGAAGGAAGTGACTCCCCAAACCTCTGGCAAATGTACATTTGGAAGTAGGAGCTCCCTTTCCAAGATCTTGGGCTCAAGCCTTACTGAATCCTTCCTCACGTCTTGTTGGAAATGGCTTTCTACCCACTCTGGTGGTACGTTTTGTCCCCCAGAACCTCACATGGGCACAACTTCAACTGTTCCAAGCTGCAGCATGATCTTGGGAAAGTGACCCACCTCAGAGGCCATCCAGCATCATGGTGGAGGGAGGGATCAGGTTTTAGGGTCATACCAGGTTGGATTGgaattcctccccaccccaccctaatcCAGCATGTGACCTTGGGGCAGTCACTTTCCCTCTATGATCCTCAGTATATGAAtctctaaaactgctttaaataccaaataaaatcccatatggagagaaagaaatgttattGTACTTTCATACTGTCCAGGGTCATTCTTCTCCTTCAGATCTAGATAAGATTGGCTCAAACCTCTTCCAACATCTTTGTTGAGATTTTGGCAGATCTCTAGATGATTATTTTCTCATGATCCCCTGTTGTTGCTGAATTAAATACTTTCACTGTAAGCTCAGTGTTCCTGGTCTATAGGATGAGGCACTTCCTCCTCTCCTTGATTTCATCAGAAACCCACTAACCCAAGGCCCCTGGGTGTGGAATGGGTTTTACTGAAGTTTGGGAGAGTGGAGGGGAAGTTTACATTGCAACTGTAGCAATTTATCATTGACTGTTAGACATCTCTGTTCCAACCCAGCCTACCCGACCACCTCGCGTGACATCCTAGAGTCTTGCCATTACATTGCctttccatccacccatccatccatccattcatttgttcattcattcattcattaattcactcaacaagtaAATTTTGAGTGGCTGCTGAGCCCTGTGAACCATGGAGGTATGGCTCCCTGGCTCTCAGCTCACCGTTAAGTGGATGAGATAGACATTCATCAAAGAGTCacacaaatgaatataaaaatcattGATATGGTGAGGAGAATGAGGGGATAATGAGCACCTGACGtagctgggatagggagggggtgaggggaggcttCCTTAAAGTGGGGTTTGCATTGAAATATCAAAACTGGGGAGGCATTAACTCAAGGTGGGAGTGGAGAGACAGGAGCAGCATATGTAAAGGTCCTGTGGCACCATCTTTGTTTATCCCTTTCTTTTCTGATACTGGGATTCAGCTTGCCTCACCTCTCACTTTTTAGTCCCTTTTGGTCTCCCTGCTGCTTGTCACTCCCATCCGTCTATACAAGGGTTTGCCAACTAGGGCCTGAGGGCCAAATCTGGCTCTTGAGCTATGAacggtttttaaattttttaaatgattgaaaaccAAAGACTACAGTTCACGAACCAAATTTCATTCTACTTTTggtaattttgttttgtaattaagaCTTTCAAACCTAGTGCCCATGAAAGAAGACTTAGTGATAAACATAGGATTAACATGTCCAGTGAGACATAATTTTAGAAAGCCCACATTAGACGGCAGATTTTAGACAGGATTTTCTGGGTTGCAAATTAACTAGAGTTTTTCTGTAATCGTGGAACCTAGACAGTTGATACAGAAGGTGGAACCTTCTTCCCGATTTCCTCTTTGTGAGATGTAGTCAAGATATTTTGGTAGTTGTTATGTTCGGGAGCACCTGTTGCAAAGTAGCCAGCCATATTAGGAGAGGCAAGTATGTAGGAGGGTttctgaggtgggggaggggaggggagaaaaggagTGGACAAATACCTGTCACTAAAACCCAAACAGCCAGATCCATTTCTACAATAcgttttactttctttaaaacaaacaaacggggcttccctggtgacgcagtggttgagagtccgcctgccgatgcaggggacacgggttcgtgtcccggtccgggaagatcccacgtgccgcggagtggctgggcccgtgagccatggccgctgagcctgcgcgtccggagcctgtgctccacaacgggagaggccacaacagtgagaagcccgcgtaccacaaaaacaaacaaacaaacaaacgaaaccCCCTACATGCTATATGTTATTGCTACAATTTGGGGAAGAGGAATACACAGAAGGTAGATATTAGTTGAGAATCTTTCTGCATCATTTTGATGACTCTAATACATTTTTCAATGCAATGGTTAAAAAAAGTACTATATTTTGTGATATGTAAAATGATATGAAATCCAAGTTTCAGTGTCAATAAAGTTTCATGGGTGCTCAGCCATGCACCTTCCTCAATGTACTCTCTACCGTGGCTTCCTCGCTATAGCCTCAGAGCTGAGTCGTCattgcaacagagactgtatgtCTCATAAAGCTgatatttactctctggtcctttacagaaaaagtttgctcaTCCCTAACCCATGGTGTAACTTAGCAGCAGGCTTGTTCTGAAACACCTGCCCTTCCATACACCTGCTTAACCCTTATCATTGTCCCCTCTGCCCTTTGTCCAATCCCTGTGGTGAGGTCTGACCACAGCTCCCTGCACTCACTCTCCCCTCACTGTGGGCTCTGTCCCACCAAGAGAACGTTGCACGTGCTGTTCGCTCCCAGGGGATGATTACACCGGAGGTGGGTGGAACTGGGCCAGATCACAGCCAGGATCTGTGTTTCTGAAAAAGAGCcccttttaatccattttgtgaaATGGCACTATCGCCACCTGATGGCCATTTACTACAACTGTAGCTGCAGTTCTTTCAAAGCATTTGGCATGGACCATCATCCTCTCCAGGACCCTGTCTAGGGcagggaaaaatggaaaatgccCCAGGTATGGTTCGCTCATATTCCTGAACAGATGGCCTATTCAAGTTCCAAATCTCTACAGCTTCCCTCCATCCCCCATCTATCCCGGTGATCCTCAAACATTAAGGCTCATGTAAGTCCCCTGTGGTTGTTAAAATTACGATTTAGTGGTCTGGTATGACGTCTGAGTCTTCATTTCTAGCAAACTGCCAATAATATTGATGCCTCTGATTTATGGACAACTTTGAGTATCAGACTTCACTTTTTCTATAGAAAAGAGGTCAGCAAAtccttctgtaaagggccagatagtaaatattttagattttgtacACCATGGGGTCTCTATCAAGACTACCCAACTCTGCCTTGTAGCTTGAAAACAGTCATATATGACACATAAACTAATGGGTGTTGCtgtgttcccataaaactttatttaagggctctaaaatttgcattttatataatttcaatctGTCACAATAtagtcttactttaaaaaaatttccaggactttcctggtggtccagtggttaagaatccacgcttcTACTGCAatgggcacaggttcgatccctggttgggcacTGGGATCCTGtatgccatgtggtgcagccaaaaaaaaaaaaaaaaattaaaaaaaattttttaccaaccatttaaaaatgtaaaaaccatttttaactTGCAGGCCGTACAAAACACAGGCTGTTGGatggatttggcccatggactGTAGTTTGCAAACCCCTGCTTTAGGCACCGAGTTCTAGACAATATTGTGTGTCATAAGACCTGGGGCTATGGGAAGGGTCCTCTGAATTTTCGCTATGGTTTATTAGCAGCTTCACTTttcaagcttcagtttcttcatctgcaaaataaggagTTATATTACCTACCTTGTAGGggttttgttaaaaatttaatgagGTAATGTATATAAAGGGCTTAGCCCTGTACAGGGCACATAATAAATCTCAGCTGTCGATGTCATTATTGTCATTATTCTGAGACCCAGAAATTGAATCCATGCAGCTTGAATTCTTCAGCTTTTTCTCCAGTTGTAGCGCAACTCCCTTAACCAGAACACAGGGTAGGTCATGGACCTGAGATGATATATCTGGGCATGGTCTTTGCATGACGCTGGCCCTTCCTAAACAAACtgtattagtttgttagggctgccatagcaaattaccacaaactgcatggcttaagcaacagaaatttattctcttaaagttctagaggccagaagactcatatcaaagttgtcagcagagttggttccttctgggaACTGTGAGGGAGAGtctgttccttgcctctcccCTAGCTGCTGGTGGTTTGCTGGTAATctctggtgttccttggcttgtagaagcgtCAActtgatctctgcctccatcttcagaTGGTATTCTCTCTaggtgcatgtctgtgtccaaattctccctttttatagggacaccagtcatattggattagaagctaccctaatgacctcattttactttgATCACCTcagtaaagaccctatttccagataaggtcacatcctgaggtaCTAGAGGTTAGACTTCGACCTATCTtttttggaggacacaattcaacccctaCCACTAACTCTCCAAGAGTTCCAGGCCACCCCATACACTGGTTGCTGATAGCACTGGTAGAATCGTTTTGGGTTTGGAGTCAGGTGATGGACATCACAGGAAATACACGGACTCTGGAGCTAATCCAGGGCCAGTGTCCTCCCACTGTGCTCTGCACACTCCCTGCTTCAGgaccacctggagagcttgttaaggATGCAGACTCCAGGGTCCAGTGCCAGGCTGTTGAATCACAATACCCATGATCCAAATGCCAGCATCTCCTACGTCCCAATCCGGGGAATGGGGTGGCTTTTTTATGCCAATTATCCCCGTGCAAAGTCAGGACCACAAGGCCCCCTGTGAGACTGAGGCTGGTGGCTGCTGAATCCAAGAGCAAGTGAGCTAATCTCAACAGATCCTCTCAAAGTCCTCCCCCAAGTCACTTAGGAAGCACAGTGATGTAATACATGTGGCCAATACACATTGCCTTTATCAATATTAAAATGAGTGTAGCTAATCTTTCATTCCACTAGGATTATCCATGTAGCAACACTATAAGCCTGATACTCCAGAAAATTTAAGGTTACTCCAAAGTCTTCTCTGCTACTCTGATCTTTGGGGGAAGATAAACCGTGGGGAAAATGCACATTCCCTTCCGGTAGCACTTCGTTCATCTCGTATGACACATTTACTAAGTTGCTCTGTGATTATTTATTGACAGGTCTCTAACCCCCAGCAGACTCTGAATGCCTTGAGGGCAGAGATAGGATGTATCcctgtgtcccaggcactgaACAGTGGTCCTGGAACATGGTAGGTGCCAAACAACTATTCTGCCCTAGGACTGAGAGGGGGCTACTTTGCCGACCAGCTTCCTCAGGGCTGCCTTCATGTCCTTGTTCCTTAGGCTGTAGATAAAGGGATTCAGCATGGGGATGACCACCCCACACAGCAGAGCAGCTGCCTTGTCCTTCTGGGAGGAGCGGGAGATGCAGGCTGCAGGTACACAGTGAAGATGGTGCCATAGTATAGTGACACCACGGTGAGGTGTGAGCTGCAAGTGGAGAAGGCTTTCCATTGGACCTGAGCAGAAAGGATCTTGAAGACTGCTTGGAAAATGGAAGTATAAGAGAAGAGGATGCACGCAAGGCAGCTGATGCCCAAGATGATGCCGAAAGGAAAGATCACCGGCTCgttggtgtgtgtgtctgagccGGAGAGCTTCGGCAGGGGTATGAGGTCGCAGAAGAAGTGGGGGATTTCAGAGCCGACACAGAAGGTCAGTTGAGCCATGAGGCAGGTGTAAACAAGGGACTGGAGGTTGGTGATCAGCCACAGTGCCCCCACCAGCAGCCCCCACACACGGGGGCTCATGATGGCCAAGTAGCACAGAGGGTGGACAATGGCCATGAACATATCAATGGCCATCATGGTCAGGAGGAAGCTGTCTATGGTCCCGAACAGGTGGAAGGCATACATCTGGGCAAGGCATACAAAGGGGATGGCCTGGCTGAGTCCAGAGG
This genomic interval from Phocoena sinus isolate mPhoSin1 chromosome 3, mPhoSin1.pri, whole genome shotgun sequence contains the following:
- the LOC116750977 gene encoding LOW QUALITY PROTEIN: olfactory receptor 1I1 (The sequence of the model RefSeq protein was modified relative to this genomic sequence to represent the inferred CDS: inserted 4 bases in 3 codons; deleted 1 base in 1 codon; substituted 2 bases at 2 genomic stop codons); amino-acid sequence: MEPENXTAVSEFLLLGLSEKSEHQIFLWAVPLMYLVTVFGNLLIVLANITDTHLHTPVYFFLSNLSLVDVFLSSTTVPKMLVNLWTQXQAIPFVCLAQMYAFHLFGTIDSFLLTMMAIDMFMAIVHPLCYLAIMSPRVWGLLVGALWLITNLQSLVYTCLMAQLTFCVGSEIPHFFCDLIPLPKLSGSDTHTNEPVIFPFGIILGISCLACILFSYTSIFQAVFKILSAQVQWKAFSTCSSHLTVVSLYYGTIFTVYLQPASPXSSQKDKAAALLCGVVIPMLNPFIYSLRNKDMKAALRKLVGKVAPSSPRAEXLFGTYHVPGPLFSAWDTGIHPISXPQGIQSLLGVRDLSINNHRAT